One window of Entelurus aequoreus isolate RoL-2023_Sb linkage group LG06, RoL_Eaeq_v1.1, whole genome shotgun sequence genomic DNA carries:
- the LOC133652448 gene encoding L-serine dehydratase/L-threonine deaminase-like — protein MKTHQPLHVATPVRESLALTKVAGTSVYLKLDSSQPTGSFKIRGIGHLCKTWAERGCERFVCCSGGNAGMAAAYSARQLGVPATIVVPSVTPNPTVDRLRDEGATVVIHGKALNESIEYGQQLVANNPGWVFISPFDDPLIWEGHTSLVKELEQDMSEKPGAVVLSVGGGGLLNGVVEGLRRAGWADVPIVAMETIGAHSLNAAMKAGELVTLPAITSIATTLGLTRVSAQTLKLTKEHNVFSEVITDQEAVKAVERFLDDEKVLVEPACGAALAAIYSDIIKRLQDEGKLEWHLGPVVVVVCGGNNISMEQLHRLKKQLGVI, from the exons ATGAAGACCCACCAGCCTCTTCATGTGGCCACTCCGGTGAGGGAGAGCCTGGCATTGACTAAAGTGGCAGGAACTTCTGTCTACCTCAAGCTGGATTCATCGCAGCCTACAGGCTCCTTTAAGATACGAGGCATTGGGCACTTATGCAAAACT TGGGCAGAGCGAGGGTGCGAGAGGTTCGTCTGCTGTTCAG GAGGGAACGCCGGAATGGCTGCAGCCTATTCGGCACGCCAGCTGGGCGTACCTGCGACCATCGTGGTCCCCAGTGTCACCCCCAACCCAACAGTGGACCGTCTGAGGGACGAGGGCGCCACCGTGGTCATTCATGGCAAG GCTCTTAATGAAAGCATCGAGTACGGACAGCAGCTGGTGGCTAACAACCCTGGCTGGGTATTCATATCGCCTTTTGACGACCCTCTCATCTG ggaAGGCCACACGTCTCTGGTGAAGGAGCTGGAACAAGACATGAGCGAGAAGCCGGGGGCCGTGGTGCTGTCGGTGGGAGGCGGAGGACTGCTGAACGGGGTTGTGGAGGGGCTGCGGCGTGCCGGGTGGGCTGACGTGCCCATCGTCGCCATGGAAACCATCGGAGCTCACAGCCTCAATGCAGCCATGAAGGCCGGGGAGCTTGTCACTTTACCAGCTATCACCAG TATTGCCACCACTCTGGGCCTGACCAGGGTCTCTGCTCAGACTCTTAAACTGACTAAGGAGCACAACGTCTTCTCAGAAGTCATCACAGACCAGGAGGCCGTGAAGGCAGTGGAGCGCTTCTTAG ACGATGAGAAGGTCCTGGTGGAGCCCGCCTGCGGCGCTGCCCTCGCCGCCATTTACAGTGACATCATCAAAAGGCTGCAGGACGAGGGCAAGCTGGAGTGGCATCTGGGTccagtggtggtggtggtgtgtgGCGGCAACAACATCAGCATGGAGCAGCTCCACAGGCTGAAGAAACAGCTTGGCGTCATCTAG